One genomic region from Phragmites australis chromosome 1, lpPhrAust1.1, whole genome shotgun sequence encodes:
- the LOC133890874 gene encoding uncharacterized protein LOC133890874, translating to MDGRRPEMRRTMTLSEQLSTPDPAIRDFLKIPHDDGDASPLEGGSHAPADTAGGGGGGMINWKPLRDRLRLRRAASAWQTPSSPKASAAAATATTTNSGISNSGSSNNHSNKYNYSPGEAAAAFSRSFSRAPSLRTTPTFSRVTSTRVGPTSSRSSSRRPAAYDLRDDDHEDDDDEEDDGEEDEEDEQGKEEAPAAQMSLMALLEQTDSQWDDEEDEEGGGGARKNGGGGPEGDDDEDDGEGREEEMVHVCCVCMVRHKGAAFIPCGHTFCRLCSRELWVSRGNCPLCNGFIQEILDIF from the coding sequence ATGGACGGCCGGCGGCCGGAGATGCGGCGGACGATGACGCTGTCCGAGCAGCTCTCCACGCCCGACCCGGCCATCCGCGACTTCCTAAAGATCCCCCACGACGACGGCGATGCTAGCCCCCTCGAGGGAGGTAGCCACGCGCCTGCGGACacggctggcggcggcggcggcggcatgatCAATTGGAAGCCGCTGCGGGACCGGCTCCGGCTGCGCCGCGCAGCGAGCGCCTGGCAGACGCCGTCGTCGCCCAAGGCCAGCGCGGCCGCGGCCACCGCCACGACGACGAACAGCGGGATCAGCAACAGCGGCAGCAGCAACAACCATAGCAACAAGTACAACTACTCCCCCGGCGAGGCGGCAGCGGCGTTCTCCCGCTCCTTCTCCCGCGCCCCCTCGCTCCGCACGACGCCCACCTTCTCGCGTGTCACCTCCACCCGGGtcggccccacctcctctcGCTCCAGCTCCAGGCGCCCCGCGGCCTACGACCTCCGCGATGATGACcacgaggacgacgacgatgaggaagacgacggggaagaagatgaggaggacGAGCAGGGCAAGGAGGAGGCGCCCGCGGCGCAGATGTCCCTGATGGCGCTCCTGGAGCAGACGGACAGCCAGTGGgacgatgaagaggatgaggagggcggcggcggcgcgcgcaagaacggcggcggcggccccgagggcgacgacgatgaggacgacggcgaggggagggaggaggagatggtgcaCGTGTGCTGCGTTTGCATGGTTCGGCACAAGGGCGCGGCCTTCATCCCCTGCGGCCACACCTTCTGCCGCCTCTGCTCGCGCGAGCTCTGGGTCAGCCGCGGCAACTGCCCGCTCTGCAACGGCTTCATCCAGGAGATCCTGGACATCTTCTGA